Proteins co-encoded in one Setaria viridis chromosome 9, Setaria_viridis_v4.0, whole genome shotgun sequence genomic window:
- the LOC117839630 gene encoding uncharacterized protein, with amino-acid sequence MSENIDLVLEFLRKNRFAKAEAALRGELTGRGDSNGPTTQRRVAEPKEDEERDDSVGSNVGPKGATSVRSADSSREFIVKEIDVGALPNGSDGRKGSGIGQPQENNMGDLYPWTFTIANSTAEQLAELLVSEEVPRHRQGAMMAEKRDRGVGTEQPGPVLEQKVSFGRGKGKVDAAGRAETNEQGHSRDKNLVPEKEENMNGCTVKTVLPFSAENPSSSYNSAHHENDRKEVKKSINADGVAKSVKGQLDEGNRQYYFEKSQDTDQVADRCFDLQLVGDNQREELPKLPPVRLKSEDKLVNMNWEEKINHHGSGAKQSSAADNAFMIGSYLDVPIGQEITSSGGRRTIGSSWLSVSQGIAEDTSDLVSGFATIGDDSLEYPIGEYWDSDEYDDDDDVGYTRQPIEDETWFLAHEIDYPSDNEKATGHTRGPDRHDRPTKDEDDDQSFVEEDSYISGEQYFHGKNIAQVGTSVGPMVHGIPDSDMMAQYDGQLLDPEELNLMHSEPVWQGFVSQNGELGMLGNGKFLNDSERPHPDDPFVEDDQHGSVRSIGVGISSDAADIGSEVRESLIGGSSEGDIEYFNESSLSVSGKRHSQQETEKKRVGGKGAKHDQINYAVDMQKVNLPPGAADGGFSFPPPLHSGKNHDSDAKSLWSKKDEMYCINDPDECQNGMVSDDMLATWRKKNSESSLRSSRDEMTSDVVRSRNSSASYDETEDTANVRHHKLDDAQEEDTGTTLDDEEAAALQEQVRQIKAQEEEFETFNLKIVHRKNRTGFEEDKNFHVVLNSVIAGRYHVSEYLGSAAFSKAIQAHDLHTGMDVCVKIIKNNKDFFDQSLDEIKLLKYVNKHDPADKYHLLRLYDYFYYREHLLIVCELLKANLYEFQKFNRESGGEVYFTMPRLQSIAIQCLEALQFLHGLGLIHCDLKPENILVKSYSRCEIKVIDLGSSCFETDHLCAYVQSRSYRAPEVILGLPYDKKIDIWSLGCILAELCTGNVLFQNDSPATLLARVMGIIGSIEQAMLAQGRETYKYFTKNHMLYERNQESNRLEYLIPKKTSLRHRLPMADQGFIEFVAYLLEVNPKKRPSASEALKHPWLSFPYEPISS; translated from the exons ATGTCGGAGAACATCGATCTGGTGCTCGAGTTCCTGCGCAAGAACAGGTTCGCCAAGGCGGAGGCTGCTCTCCGCGGGGAGCTCACTGGCCGGGGCGATTCAAACGGCCCGACCACGCAGAGGCGTGTGGCGGAGCCGAAAGAGGACGAGGAGCGGGATGACTCGGTGGGCTCCAATGTAGGGCCCAAGGGCGCCACGTCAGTGAGGAGTGCGGACTCGTCGAGGGAGTTCATCGTGAAGGAGATCGATGTGGGAGCTCTGCCGAATGGGTCGGACGGAAGGAAGGGCTCCGGGATTGGCCAGCCTCAGGAGAACAACATGGGGGATCTGTATCCTTGGACCTTCACCATTGCAAACAGCACTGCAGAACAGCTGGCCGAGCTTCTGGTGTCGGAGGAGGTGCCAAGACATAGGCAGGGTGCGATGATGGCAGAGAAGAGGGATCGAGGCGTTGGGACCGAGCAGCCTGGCCCGGTGCTCGAGCAAAAAGTCTCTTTTGGAAGAGGGAAGGGAAAAGTTGATGCTGCTGGGAGAGCTGAAACCAATGAACAGGGTCATTCCAGGGATAAAAATCTGGTTCCAGAAAAAGAGGAGAACATGAATGGCTGCACAGTTAAAACAGTGCTTCCATTCTCTGCAGAAAACCCGTCATCTAGTTACAATAGTGCACACCATGAAAATGATCGGAAAGAAGTGAAGAAGAGCATTAATGCAGATGGTGTTGCAAAATCAGTGAAAGGACAGCTTGATGAAGGGAACAGGCAATATTACTTTGAAAAGTCCCAGGATACAGATCAGGTGGCTGACCGCTGCTTCGATCTGCAGCTTGTTGGAGATAACCAGCGTGAAGAACTTCCCAAGTTACCCCCTGTGAGGCTCAAGTCTGAAGATAAGTTAGTCAATATGAACTGGGAGGAAAAGATCAATCATCATGGATCTGGAGCCAAGCAATCTAGTGCTGCTGATAATGCCTTTATGATTGGATCTTATCTCGATGTTCCAATCGGGCAAGAAATAACATCTTCAG GTGGAAGACGCACAATTGGCAGTAGTTGGTTGTCTGTCAGTCAAGGTATTGCAGAGGATACTTCTGACCTGGTATCTGGTTTTGCAACAATTGGTGATGATTCACTTGAATATCCAATTGGTGAATATTGGGATTCCGATgagtatgatgatgatgatgatgttggctACACCCGACAGCCAATTGAGGATGAAACATGGTTTCTAGCGCACGAGATCGACTATCCTAGCGACAATGAGAAGGCAACTGGCCACACAAGAGGGCCTGATCGACATGATCGCCCTACAAAGGACGAAGATGATGACCAGTCATTCGTTGAGGAAGATTCCTACATATCTGGTGAGCAATATTTTCATGGAAAGAATATTGCACAAGTAGGCACTTCGGTGGGGCCAATGGTGCATGGAATTCCGGATAGTGATATGATGGCTCAGTATGATGGTCAACTTTTAGACCCCGAAGAGCTTAATTTAATGCATTCTGAACCAGTCTGGCAGGGCTTTGTGTCGCAGAACGGTGAATTAGGTATGTTAGGGAATGGAAAGTTCCTTAATGATTCTGAACGACCTCATCCTGATGACCCTTTTGTGGAGGATGATCAGCATGGCTCTGTTAGGTCAATTGGTGTTGGGATAAGCAGTGATGCTGCTGACATTGGAAGTGAGGTGCGGGAAAGTCTGATTGGAGGTAGCAGTGAAGGGGATATTGAGTACTTCAATGAGAGCAGCCTGAGTGTTAGTGGAAAAAGACATTCTCAGCAGGAAACTGAAAAGAAGAGAGTAGGTGGTAAAGGAGCAAAACATGACCAAATCAATTATGCTGTTGATATGCAGAAGGTCAATCTACCACCGGGAGCAGCTGACGGGGGATTTTCTTTTCCTCCACCATTGCATTCTGGGAAAAATCATGACTCTGATGCTAAATCTTTGTGGTCAAAGAAGGATGAAATGTATTGCATTAACGATCCCGATGAATGTCAAAATGGCATGGTATCAGATGATATGCTTGCCACATGGAGAAAAAAGAATAGCGAGTCTTCTCTAAGAAGCTCTAGAGATGAAATGACGTCTGACGTTGTTAGATCAAGAAATTCAAGTGCTTCGTATGACGAAACGGAGGACACAGCGAACGTTCGGCATCACAAACTAGACGACGCACAAGAAGAAGACACTGGAACCACCTTAGATGACGAGGAGGCAGCAGCATTGCAAGAGCAAGTCAGACAGATAAAGGCGCAGGAGGAAGAGTTTGAAACTTTCAATCTTAAGAttgtgcatagaaaaaacaG AACTGGCTTTGAAGAAGACAAAAATTTCCATGTTGTTCTGAATTCTGTCATTGCTGGGCGTTATCATGTCTCAGAGTATTTGGGTTCAGCTGCATTCAGCAAAGCTATCCAGGCACATGATTTGCACACAGGAATGGATGTGTGtgttaaaataataaaaaataacaaaGATTTTTTTGATCAGAGCCTTGATGAGATCAAGCTTCTGAAGTATGTTAACAAGCATGATCCTGCTGACAAGTACCACCTTTTGCGTCTGTATGATTACTTCTACTATCGG GAGCATTTGCTGATAGTCTGTGAACTTCTGAAGGcaaatttgtatgaatttcaaAAGTTTAACAGAGAATCAGGGGGCGAGGTTTACTTCACAATGCCAAGATTGCAG TCAATAGCCATTCAGTGTCTGGAGGCACTTCAGTTTCTGCATGGTCTCGGTCTAATTCACTGTGATTTGAAGCCAGAAAACATATTGGTAAAGAGCTACAGCAGATGTGAAATAAAAGTCATTGACCTTGGGAGCAGCTGTTTTGAGACAGATCATCTATGTGCATATGTGCAATCACGATCCTACCGTGCACCGGAGGTTATTCTGGGCTTGCCTTACGACAAAAAGATAGATATATGGTCACTTGGTTGTATATTAGCAGAACTTTGCACTGGAAAT GTCCTTTTCCAAAATGATTCTCCTGCAACATTACTTGCACGTGTGATGGGCATCATTGGCTCCATAGAACAAGCAATGCTTGCGCAGGGACGGGAGACCTACAAATATTTCACAAAGAACCACATGTTGTATGAAAGAAATCAG GAAAGTAACAGACTTGAATACTTGATTCCGAAGAAGACATCCTTGCGGCACCGTTTGCCCATGGCTGATCAAGGGTTTATCGAGTTTGTTGCGTACCTTCTAGAGGTAAACCCAAAGAAGCGCCCAAGTGCCTCAGAAGCATTGAAACATCCATGGCTTTCTTTTCCGTACGAGCCAATATCTTCATGA
- the LOC117839631 gene encoding uncharacterized protein has protein sequence MAGSMQAAEAAGRLSALLSLLALRRLLAVLQPLALLLLLPFRWRARPGAVAAAVASDAAPSSASGPSGKKGKASVVLRVPAGSPMVAARRQASARREIAIRRAREGGREYDLIPTPRGETLFTQCWWPYPPSSTIKPRALVVVMHGLNEHSGRYDHLARRLNEIGIKVYGMDWTGHGGSDGLHGYVQSLDHAVNDLKMYLKKVSAENPGLPCFCFGHSTGGGIILKAALDPEVETLISGVVLTSPAVRVQPAHPIIRVMAPVFALLAPRYQFTASHRNGPPVSRDPEALRAKYTDQLVFTGAIRVRTGYEILRLTSYLQQHLHRITVPILVLHGADDMVTDPDGSRALYEQSSSADKSLNLYPGLLHDLLIEPEKDKIMDDIVAWLSLRV, from the exons ATGGCCGGGAGCAtgcaggcggcggaggccgcggggcGGCTCAGCGCGCTGCTCTCGCTGCTCGCGCTGCGCCGGCTCCTCGCCGTGCTCCAGCCGCTGGCCCTGCTCCTTCTCCTGCCCTTCCgctggcgcgcgcggccgggggccgtcgccgccgccgtggcgtccgacgccgcgccctcctccgcgTCGGGGCCCAGCGGGAAGAAGGGGAAGGCGTCGGTGGTGCTGCGGGTGCCGGCGGGGTCGCCCATGGTCGCCGCGCGTAGGCAGGCGTCGGCGCGGAGGGAGATAGCCATCCGCCGGGCGCGGGAGGGCGGCAGGGAGTACGACCTCATCCCCACGCCCCGCGGCGAGACGCTCTTCACGCAGTGCTGGTGGCCGTACCCGCCCTCCTCCACCATTAAACCAAG GGCGCTAGTTGTTGTCATGCACGGGCTAAACGAGCACAG TGGGAGATATGATCATTTAGCGAGGCGGTTGAATGAGATCGGCATCAAGGTGTACGGGATGGACTGGACCG GCCATGGTGGAAGCGATGGTCTTCATGGATATGTGCAGTCTCTTGATCATGCTGTCAATGATTTG AAAATGTACCTCAAAAAAGTCTCAGCTGAGAACCCTGGTCTTCCATGCTTCTGCTTTGGCCATTCCACTGGCGGAGGCATCATTCTGAAG GCTGCACTTGATCCAGAGGTAGAAACTCTTATTAGTGGTGTTGTCCTGACATCACCAGCTGTTCGTGTACAGCCTGCCCACCCAATCATAAGG GTGATGGCGCCAGTTTTCGCCCTCCTCGCGCCGAGGTACCAGTTCACGGCGTCCCACAGGAACGGGCCACCGGTGTCGCGCGACCCGGAGGCCCTGCGCGCCAAATACACGGACCAGCTCGTGTTCACGGGCGCCATCCGCGTGAGGACGGGCTACGAGATCCTCCGCCTGACGTCCTACCTGCAGCAGCACCTGCACCGGATCACCGTCCCCATCCTGGTGCTGCACGGCGCCGACGACATGGTGACCGACCCCGACGGCTCGCGGGCACTCTACGAGCAGTCCTCGTCCGCGGACAAGTCCCTCAATCTCTACCCCGGCCTGCTGCACGACCTCCTGATCGAGCCCGAGAAGGACAAGATCATGGACGACATCGTGGCGTGGCTGAGCCTCAGGGTCTGA